One stretch of Rhipicephalus sanguineus isolate Rsan-2018 chromosome 10, BIME_Rsan_1.4, whole genome shotgun sequence DNA includes these proteins:
- the LOC119407232 gene encoding uncharacterized protein LOC119407232 — MDLTQHFEEPTSAASEISQLSESISYLDDHQYTSKHHAAAQTDPMPNRELQSQGVQVFLTRKKTVTTGSQTDFSLPVHRTVAVGTDDMEHIACGAPPSPIRCSTPLPGHEKDCDETYQPSFSRSCL; from the exons ATGGACTTAACTCAACACTTTGAGGAGCCCACATCAGCAGCGTCTGAAATTTCCCAG CTTTCAGAAAGCATCAGTTATCTCGATGACCACCAATACACCAGCAAGCACCACGCAGCTGCACAAACTGACCCTATGCCCAACAGAGAGCTGCAATCTCAAG GTGTGCAGGTTTTCTTGACCAGGAAAAAGACCGTAACAACAGGGTCACAAACAGATTTCTCACTGCCAGTTCACAGGACAGTTGCAGTTGGCACGGATGACATGGAACATATAGCATGTGGCGCACCTCCATCCCCGATTCGTTGTTCCACTCCGCTTCCAGGCCACGAAAAAGACTGTGACGAAACTTACCAGCCATCGTTTTCTCGTTCGTGTCTGTGA